CGAGCTGCGGCGGCGGCGGGGTCGCGATGCCTACAAGGTGACGTTCAAGCTCCACGACAAGCGCGCGGCTCTGGTCGATATCGGCACGCACCTCGGCATGTTCGAGAAGAAGCTCAAGGTGGACGCCAAGCTCGAGCTGGTGCCTGTCGTGAACCTGAATGCCAGCGGCCGAAGTAAGCGCTGAAGACGCCGAGCTGGATCTCGAGCTCCATCCCAAGCAGGAGCTCGCCTTCAATTCCGAAGCGACCGAGATCCTGTACGGAGGCGCCGCCGGCGGAGGAAAGTCGCACCTGATGCGCGTCGCCGCGGTCATCTGGTGCACGCTGATCGCGGGCCTGCAGGTCTACTTCTTCCGGCGCCTGCGCGACGATCTGATCAAGAACCATATGGAAGGCCCGAACGGCTTTCGCGCGATGCTCTCCGGCTGGGAGCGCTGCGGCTTCGTCCGGATCATCGAGGACGAGATCAGGTTCTGGAACGGCTCGAAGATCTATCTCTGCCACTGCAAGGACGAGAAACACCGCTTCAAATATCAGGGCGCCGAAATCCACGTTCTGATCATTGACGAGCTGACGCACTTTACCGAGGTCATTTACCGCTTCCTGCGCAACCGCGTGCGCATGGTCGGCCTGGCCGACAAGCTGCCGGCGGCGCTGAAGGGGAAGTTTCCGCGGATCCTGTGCGGTGCGAATCCCGGTGGCCTCGGCCATCAGTTCGTCAAGGCGACCTTCATCGACGGCGCTATTCCTTTAGAGGCATATCGAGCGGTCAAAAGCGAAGGCGGCATGATCCGCCAGTACATCCCGGCCAGGCTCGAGGACAATCCGTCCATGACCGAGCAGGATCCCGGCTACGAGGACCGGCTCAACGGTCTCGGATCCGAGGCGCTCGTCAAGGCGATGCGTGACGGCGACTGGGACATCATCGAGGGCGCGTTCTTCGACTGCTTTGAGAAGCGCCGGCACGTCGTCAGGCCGTTCGTGATCCCGGCGACCTGGTTGCGCTTCAGGGCGGGCGACTGGGGCTCCGCAAAGCCTTTCGCATTCGGCTGGTACGCGGTCGTCGGTGACGACTTCCTGACGCCGGACAAGCGGCTCCTGCCGCGCGGCTGCCTGGTCAAGTACCGCGAGTACTATGGTGTGAAGACGGACAGCGAGGGGAAGTTCAAGCCGGACGTCGGCCTCAAGATGTC
This portion of the Bradyrhizobium diazoefficiens genome encodes:
- a CDS encoding terminase family protein, translating into MPAAEVSAEDAELDLELHPKQELAFNSEATEILYGGAAGGGKSHLMRVAAVIWCTLIAGLQVYFFRRLRDDLIKNHMEGPNGFRAMLSGWERCGFVRIIEDEIRFWNGSKIYLCHCKDEKHRFKYQGAEIHVLIIDELTHFTEVIYRFLRNRVRMVGLADKLPAALKGKFPRILCGANPGGLGHQFVKATFIDGAIPLEAYRAVKSEGGMIRQYIPARLEDNPSMTEQDPGYEDRLNGLGSEALVKAMRDGDWDIIEGAFFDCFEKRRHVVRPFVIPATWLRFRAGDWGSAKPFAFGWYAVVGDDFLTPDKRLLPRGCLVKYREYYGVKTDSEGKFKPDVGLKMSAREVGIEVRKLEDGDNIAYGKLDPAAFAHNGGPSIAEMMQADGRGVTFDEADNKRVAARGAMGGWDQVRDRLKGNEDGLPMLVFFETCVHTIRTLPALQHDEAKPEDLDTTQEDHAADETRYACMSRPWIRKPPEDAKPKPGPGQVPLPLPPVASSGVRIRV